A window of the Chrysemys picta bellii isolate R12L10 chromosome 24, ASM1138683v2, whole genome shotgun sequence genome harbors these coding sequences:
- the BRCA1 gene encoding breast cancer type 1 susceptibility protein isoform X1, which translates to MDSSVAAIGDVQNVLLAMQKNLECPICLELIKEPVSTKCDHIFCRFCMFKLLSKKKKGPAQCPLCKTEVTKRSLQENPRFKQLIEGLLETIHAFELDTGIKFLNSQDFSKKPLETNSTELLWKEGSIIQSKGYRNRQKRIQEQENPTLEANAGAQVVDNMVRRSSLRNKRQKCESGKAVYIEFGSDSSEDLLFKKAGGGGMGDKGFQTPPQKGKCEEELKYAEKESESPCNMWPIKSDAGEILSSDILGECVVSEEDSKGTGNGIEDLEAAQVNVADGHLKESQGISASNSQAEQCDRTANSSSLLNEDTSLFHSAEEMDVGETRFSSKNKESGLAHSSENQLDKSKKTGNGVQHTEAVETCQPESNSLHEREPASESLLQLKTLHGNPLSQVSGKRLKRSIQKVNEWFSKSNEMLSSSSSQDAPAGAADTEDGDSYLSDRESCISEKTDLMVNRTEVVVGCENDKSLSKSIVHNIEDKIFGKTYKRERKSNPLVHTREMPRSPKVEDVTEVKPSNNSGTSKLKRKRKTASDLQPVDFIKKRDEKDLKKHSEGVNQCLVSRNTERKKGGEGSTVVNGSPMGVKNGDNIPAELALREGKSILKNDTEKVACNSTDKEPAQNTCDRKSTKKMRSSQTKRSRHSSRPVCALQLVVDRNASCPDQTELQIDSYPSSEEPRKVDSEKKQVRRSRRLQLLTEKMTKETRRRGEPNEGARKHASESKDSSSGLQRNVLVHVPECKGPDEQQDVPNHTVPLSDTDLKGNDLQADKTLPDPENCSDGLQTGKGLLYVEMSVEDLNACSVVPDTDSQVSENQGSHSLLQPHSTNVDQAACPVQNLSENNQCAAIEPKKKELCACSPKTNRHCTENDLERFRNPKSHEAKIISELNTETEDSELDTQYLRNMFRHSKRLSFTLHPSPVKESVTESTASETLRKSGASCVEYRHKNRDLKNEPPYVKKTVGLDEVCEREEPKMCESAKGISGHSPGTHFSRDTNYGHVSDDGKTVSQIPDQVQLFSPPRAATAKIKSRGRLQKRRQPKEKRISPEMVIESQLSENLNKSNGSLGDRSNIEERIFQITDLSTVNETGSNQGVKAEEAENKGPVLNLQPKPVLVYPVVCQQSPAEFSCKVIEKNSYEGECKQVKSDEEQVSQIASVGVPECLISEETLEQSTEDTSGFPLLSETPDGLLCSAGDVKANISICEIDRKEISAVFVKKGQNASLRELDSGSSSSKSRSQNFVREPRRPAGKLQSSEEDSSEDEELPCFQALIVGKSASTPLQPTEQIMSTVGSSSPAEILALLNRSSGNNKAVQKTPGVLSRDACVSPSQESECSVNLFSSQSNMSEDSTNRPQELKKPVTFAPCSKEISSFNGSREASPNGNEELTGRKTDLEDGHQQDQNVQPNLASVFQGEASGYDSEASHPGDSSGLSSQGEILTTQQKDAMQNSLKKLQQEMAVLEAVLEEHGSQGSEFPPPPCDPPHSRVEGTLTVGQMRPARGTALISEVNLENHKISSSKGLSSDGFHVMPSDHSNINNKELEEEGSRSPALQLSHPKSHLLKKEALEQGHWCPRLWKARTHSQEGTLQRVGVAVLLEEEAMKQCNQYRIEPENAAEQEFGTKINSAAVPCENVRRSPNSSPLKFSERLTRCQTAESTNRAAVSGHVVNGKSTQGCKQGRRAFSSASALHTGVVKENAKSPVVTCGRQMSIVASGLNQSELLLVQKFARKTQSTLSNQITEGTTHVIMKTDMELVCERTLKYFLGIAGRKWVVSYEWIVQSFKEGRILDEYDFEVRGDVINGRNHQGPKRARRSQAGKLFKDFEICCYGPFTDMHTGDLERMAELCGASVVKQPHLFTHKANSTAVIVVQPDAWLENAGYRAIQQKCTAVVTREWVLDSVACYECQEFDTYLVSQS; encoded by the exons ATGGACTCGTCTGTGGCTGCCATTGGAGATGTGCAAAATGTGCTTTTGGCTATGCAGAAGAACTTGGAGTGCCCAATATG tttGGAGTTGATAAAAGAGCCAGTCTCAACAAAATGTGACCATATATTCTGCAG ATTCTGTATGTTTAAACTtctcagcaaaaagaaaaaaggcccAGCTCAGTGTCCACTGTGTAAGACTGAGGTTACCAAAAG aagtCTTCAGGAAAATCCAAGATTTAAGCAGCTAATTGAAGGGCTACTGGAAACTATCCATGCTTTTGAACTTGACACTGGAATCAAGT TTTTAAACAGTCAGGATTTTTCTAAAAAACCTCTAGAAACCAATTCTACTGAGCTCCTGTGGAAGGAAGGTTCCATTATCCAAAGTAAGGGCTACAGAAACAGACAAAAAAGAATTCAAGAACAAGAAAATCCTACCTTG GAAGCTAATGCTGGTGCCCAGGTTGTAGACAACATGGTCAGGAGGAGTTCCCTCAGAAACAAAAGGCAGAAATGTGAATCTGGTAAAGCAGTGTACATCGAATTTG gatctGATTCTTCTGAagatcttctttttaaaaaagcaggtgGTGGTGG AATGGGAGACAAAGGATTTCAGACTCCACCTCAAAAAGGAAAGTGTGAGGAAGAACTAAAGTATGCTGAGAAGGAAAGTGAAAGTCCATGCAACATGTGGCCTATCAAGTCAGATGCAGGAGAAATACTCTCGTCAGATATCTTAG GTGAATGTGTTGTCTCAGAGGAAGACAGCAAAGGCACTGGGAATGGCATCGAAGACTTAGAGGCTGCTCAAGTGAATGTGGCTGACGGTCATTTAAAGGAGAGCCAGGGCATTTCTGCTTCAAACTCACAGGCAGAGCAGTGTGACAGAACAGCCAACTCCAGCTCTTTACTGAATGAGGACACAAGTTTATTCCACAGTGCAGAAGAAATGGATGTTGGGGAAACTCGATTCAGTAGTAAAAACAAAGAGTCTGGCTTAGCACACAGCTCAGAAAACCAATTAGATAAAAGCAAGAAGACAGGTAATGGTGTCCAGCATACAGAAGCTGTAGAAACATGTCAACCTGAGAGTAACTCCCTGCATGAAAGGGAGCCTGCTTCGGAGAGTCTATTGCAGCTCAAGACTCTTCACGGCAATCCTTTGAGTCAAGTTTCTGGGAAAAGACTGAAGAGAAGCATTCAAAAAGTCAACGAGTggttttctaaaagcaatgagaTGCTCTCTTCTAGTTCCTCCCAGGATGCTCCTGCTGGGGCAGCTGACACAGAAGATGGAGATTCATATTTATCAGATAGAGAGTCCTGTATTTCAGAGAAGACTGACCTGATGGTAAACCGCACGGAAGTTGTGGTGGGATGTGAAAATGACAAGAGTTTGTCAAAATCAATTGTGCATAACATTGAAGATAAAATATTTGGGAAAACTTATAAAAGAGAGAGGAAGTCAAACCCCCTAGTCCACACGAGAGAGATGCCACGGAGTCCAAAAGTGGAAGATGTTACTGAGGTGAAACCCTCAAATAATTCCGGAACAAGTAAATTAAAACGGAAAAGAAAGACTGCCTCTGATCTGCAACCTGTGGACTTCATCAAGAAGAGAGATGAAAAGGATCTAAAGAAGCACTCTGAGGGTGTTAATCAGTGCCTTGTTAGTAGAAATACTGAAAGGAAAAAAGGTGGTGAAGGTTCCACTGTTGTTAATGGGAGTCCCATgggtgtgaaaaatggggacaatatACCAGCAGAACTTGCCCTCCGAGAGGGGAAATCCATATTGAAAAATGATACTGAGAAAGTAGCTTGCAACAGCACTGATAAAGAGCCAGCACAGAATACCTGTGACCGAAAGAGTACTAAAAAAATGAGAAGCTCACAGACAAAAAGAAGCAGACATTCAAGTAGGCCCGTGTGTGCTCTGCAGCTGGTAGTGGATAGAAACGCAAGTTGCCCTGATCAGACTGAGCTGCAGATTGATAGCTACCCAAGCAGTGAAGAGCCAAGAAAAGTTGATTCAGAAAAGAAACAAGTCAGACGCAGCAGGAGACTTCAGTTACTGACTgaaaaaatgacaaaagaaaccAGGAGAAGAGGTGAGCCAAATGAGGGAGCAAGAAAGCATGCCAGTGAAAGCAAAGATTCCTCCTCTGGATTACAGAGGAATGTATTGGTCCATGTCCCTGAATGCAAAGGCCCTGATGAGCAGCAGGATGTACCGAACCATACCGTACCTCTGTCAGACACTGATCTGAAGGGCAATGACTTGCAAGCAGATAAAACACTCCCTGATCCTGAAAATTGTTCTGACGGTCTGCAAACTGGAAAGGGCCTCTTGTATGTCGAAATGTCAGTGGAGGATTTAAATGCTTGTTCTGTTGTGCCTGATACAGATTCTCAAGTTAGCGAAAATCAAGGCAGCCATTCACTCCTGCAGCCTCATTCCACAAATGTGGATCAAGCTGCCTGCCCAGTGCAGAATTTGTCTGAGAATAATCAGTGTGCTGCCATCGAGCCTAAAAAGAAAGAGTTGTGTGCATGTTCACCCAAGACCAATAGACATTGCACAGAAAATGACTTGGAAAGGTTCAGAAACCCAAAGTCACATGAAGCTAAAATCATTTCAGAGTTGAACACAGAAACTGAAGACAGTGAGCTAGACACACAGTACCTCCGAAATATGTTCAGACATTCAAAAAGACTGTCATTTACCCTTCATCCTAGTCCAGTGAAGGAATCAGTGACAGAAAGCACTGCTTCTGAAACGCTAAGGAAATCAGGTGCTAGCTGTGTAGAATATAGGCATAAAAATAGAGACTTAAAAAATGAACCTCCATATGTTAAAAAAACAGTGGGCCTGGATGAGGTTTGCGAGAGAGAAGAGCCTAAAATGTGTGAATCTGCTAAAGGTATTTCTGGGCATAGTCCAGGAACTCACTTTTCCAGGGACACCAACTATGGACATGTTAGTGACGATGGCAAGACTGTTTCACAAATTCCAGATCAAGTGCAGTTATTCTCCCCACCAAGAGCAGCCACAGCCAAGATTAAGAGTAGGGGCAGACTGCAAAAACGAAGACAACCAAAGGAAAAGAGAATTTCACCTGAAATGGTGATAGAAAGTCAATTAAGTGAGAACCTAAACAAAAGTAATGGAAGCCTAGGTGACCGGAGTAATATAGAAGAGCGAATTTTCCAAATAACTGATTTAAGCACAGTTAATGAAACAGGAAGCAATCAAGGAGTAAAAGCTGAAGAAGCTGAAAACAAAGGGCCAGTATTAAATTTACAGCCCAAACCAGTGCTGGTATATCCTGTAGTTTGTCAACAAAGCCCTGCTGAATTTAGCTGCAAAGTAATTGAAAAGAATAGTTATGAAGGGGAATGCAAACAAGTAAAGAGTGATGAAGAACAAGTATCCCAAATTGCCAGCGTAGGTGTGCCTGAGTGCTTAATTTCAGAGGAGACTCTGGAACAATCCACTGAAGATACTAGTGGTTTTCCATTGCTGTCTGAAACCCCTGATGGCTTATTATGCTCTGCTGGTGACGTTAAAGCGAACATAAGCATTTGTGAAATTGATAGGAAAGAAATTTCTGCTGTATTTGTTAAAAAAGGTCAGAATGCCTCGTTAAGAGAACTGGACAGTGGCAGCAGTAGTTCTAAGTCTAGGTCTCAAAACTTTGTTCGGGAACCCAGAAGACCAGCCGGGAAATTGCAGTCCTCCGAGGAGGATTCTAGTGAAGATGAAGAACTACCATGCTTTCAGGCATTAATAGTTGGCAAATCAGCAAGCACACCATTGCAGCCTACAGAACAGATCATGTCTACGGTAGGGTCTTCATCCCCGGCAGAGATTCTAGCATTGCTGAACCGTAGCAGTGGCAATAATAAAGCTGTACAGAAAACGCCTGGAGTCCTCTCGAGAGATGCATGTGTTTCTCCAAGCCAAGAGTCAGAATGCTCAGTTAACTTATTTTCTTCCCAGTCCAACATGTCAGAAGATTCAACCAATAGACCACAAGAGTTGAAGAAGCCCGTAACATTTGCTCCTTGTTCCAAAGAAATAAGCagtttcaatggaagcagagaaGCTAGTCCAAATGGTAATGAAGAGCTGACAGGAAGAAAAACTGATTTGGAAGATGGACACCAACAAGACCAGAATGTGCAACCAAATTTAG CTTCCGTTTTTCAAGGTGAAGCATCCGGATATGACAGTGAAGCCAGTCACCCAGGAGATTCTTCTGGGCTGTCCTCCCAGGGTGAGATCCTTACCACACAG CAGAAGGATGCCATGCAAAACAGCTTAAAAAAACTTCAACAGGAAATGGCTGTGCTTGAGGCTGTGCTGGAAGAGCATGGAAGCCAGGGCTCTgaattcccacccccaccctgtgaCCCGCCTCATTCCAGAGTGGAAGGGACACTCACAGTGGGACAGATGAGACCAGCTAGAG gAACAGCATTAATTTCAGAAGTAAATCTTGAAAATCACAAAATCAGCAGTTCAAAGGGACTTTCATCTGATGGGTTCCATGTAATGCCAAGTGATCATTCCAACATAAACAATAAAGAGCTAGAAGAAGAAGg TTCGAGGTCGCCTGCTTTACAGCTTTCCCATCCTAAATCCCATCTATTAAAAAAAGAAGCTCTGGAGCAAGGCCACTGGTGCCCGAGGCTTTGGAAAGCCAGAACTCACTCCCAGGAGGGAACACTTCAGCGGGTTGGTGTGGCAGTGCTGTTGGAAGAAGAGGCAATGAAACAATGTAATCAGTATAGAATTGAACCAG AAAATGCAGCTGAGCAGGAATTTGGAACAAAGATAAACAGTGCAGCTGTTCCGTGTGAGAATGTGAGGAGGTCTCCAAACAGCTCTCCCTTGAAATTTTCTGAAAGACTTACCCGCTGTCAAACTGCAGAATCAACCAATCGTGCAGCCGTATCGGGGCATGTTGTTAATGGGAAGAGTACTCAGGGATGTAAGCAGGGGAGAAGGGCATTTTCCTCTGCATCTGCTCTGCACACTGGAGTTGTAAAAGAAAATGCCAAAAGCCCAGTTGTGACCTGTGGAAGACAAATGTCAATTGTGGCATCAGGTCTGAACCAGAGTGAGCTT ttACTGGTGCAGAAGTTTGCCAGGAAAACCCAGAGCACTTTATCTAATCAAATTACTGAAGGAACAACCCATGTCATAATGAAAACAG ATATGGAGCTAGTGTGTGAGCGGACACTGAAGTACTTTCTGGGCATTGCAGGAAGAAAATGGGTAGTTAGCTATGAAT
- the BRCA1 gene encoding breast cancer type 1 susceptibility protein isoform X2, which translates to MDSSVAAIGDVQNVLLAMQKNLECPICLELIKEPVSTKCDHIFCRFCMFKLLSKKKKGPAQCPLCKTEVTKRSLQENPRFKQLIEGLLETIHAFELDTGIKFLNSQDFSKKPLETNSTELLWKEGSIIQSKGYRNRQKRIQEQENPTLEANAGAQVVDNMVRRSSLRNKRQKCESGKAVYIEFGSDSSEDLLFKKAGGGGMGDKGFQTPPQKGKCEEELKYAEKESESPCNMWPIKSDAGEILSSDILGECVVSEEDSKGTGNGIEDLEAAQVNVADGHLKESQGISASNSQAEQCDRTANSSSLLNEDTSLFHSAEEMDVGETRFSSKNKESGLAHSSENQLDKSKKTGNGVQHTEAVETCQPESNSLHEREPASESLLQLKTLHGNPLSQVSGKRLKRSIQKVNEWFSKSNEMLSSSSSQDAPAGAADTEDGDSYLSDRESCISEKTDLMVNRTEVVVGCENDKSLSKSIVHNIEDKIFGKTYKRERKSNPLVHTREMPRSPKVEDVTEVKPSNNSGTSKLKRKRKTASDLQPVDFIKKRDEKDLKKHSEGVNQCLVSRNTERKKGGEGSTVVNGSPMGVKNGDNIPAELALREGKSILKNDTEKVACNSTDKEPAQNTCDRKSTKKMRSSQTKRSRHSSRPVCALQLVVDRNASCPDQTELQIDSYPSSEEPRKVDSEKKQVRRSRRLQLLTEKMTKETRRRGEPNEGARKHASESKDSSSGLQRNVLVHVPECKGPDEQQDVPNHTVPLSDTDLKGNDLQADKTLPDPENCSDGLQTGKGLLYVEMSVEDLNACSVVPDTDSQVSENQGSHSLLQPHSTNVDQAACPVQNLSENNQCAAIEPKKKELCACSPKTNRHCTENDLERFRNPKSHEAKIISELNTETEDSELDTQYLRNMFRHSKRLSFTLHPSPVKESVTESTASETLRKSGASCVEYRHKNRDLKNEPPYVKKTVGLDEVCEREEPKMCESAKGISGHSPGTHFSRDTNYGHVSDDGKTVSQIPDQVQLFSPPRAATAKIKSRGRLQKRRQPKEKRISPEMVIESQLSENLNKSNGSLGDRSNIEERIFQITDLSTVNETGSNQGVKAEEAENKGPVLNLQPKPVLVYPVVCQQSPAEFSCKVIEKNSYEGECKQVKSDEEQVSQIASVGVPECLISEETLEQSTEDTSGFPLLSETPDGLLCSAGDVKANISICEIDRKEISAVFVKKGQNASLRELDSGSSSSKSRSQNFVREPRRPAGKLQSSEEDSSEDEELPCFQALIVGKSASTPLQPTEQIMSTVGSSSPAEILALLNRSSGNNKAVQKTPGVLSRDACVSPSQESECSVNLFSSQSNMSEDSTNRPQELKKPVTFAPCSKEISSFNGSREASPNGNEELTGRKTDLEDGHQQDQNVQPNLGEASGYDSEASHPGDSSGLSSQGEILTTQQKDAMQNSLKKLQQEMAVLEAVLEEHGSQGSEFPPPPCDPPHSRVEGTLTVGQMRPARGTALISEVNLENHKISSSKGLSSDGFHVMPSDHSNINNKELEEEGSRSPALQLSHPKSHLLKKEALEQGHWCPRLWKARTHSQEGTLQRVGVAVLLEEEAMKQCNQYRIEPENAAEQEFGTKINSAAVPCENVRRSPNSSPLKFSERLTRCQTAESTNRAAVSGHVVNGKSTQGCKQGRRAFSSASALHTGVVKENAKSPVVTCGRQMSIVASGLNQSELLLVQKFARKTQSTLSNQITEGTTHVIMKTDMELVCERTLKYFLGIAGRKWVVSYEWIVQSFKEGRILDEYDFEVRGDVINGRNHQGPKRARRSQAGKLFKDFEICCYGPFTDMHTGDLERMAELCGASVVKQPHLFTHKANSTAVIVVQPDAWLENAGYRAIQQKCTAVVTREWVLDSVACYECQEFDTYLVSQS; encoded by the exons ATGGACTCGTCTGTGGCTGCCATTGGAGATGTGCAAAATGTGCTTTTGGCTATGCAGAAGAACTTGGAGTGCCCAATATG tttGGAGTTGATAAAAGAGCCAGTCTCAACAAAATGTGACCATATATTCTGCAG ATTCTGTATGTTTAAACTtctcagcaaaaagaaaaaaggcccAGCTCAGTGTCCACTGTGTAAGACTGAGGTTACCAAAAG aagtCTTCAGGAAAATCCAAGATTTAAGCAGCTAATTGAAGGGCTACTGGAAACTATCCATGCTTTTGAACTTGACACTGGAATCAAGT TTTTAAACAGTCAGGATTTTTCTAAAAAACCTCTAGAAACCAATTCTACTGAGCTCCTGTGGAAGGAAGGTTCCATTATCCAAAGTAAGGGCTACAGAAACAGACAAAAAAGAATTCAAGAACAAGAAAATCCTACCTTG GAAGCTAATGCTGGTGCCCAGGTTGTAGACAACATGGTCAGGAGGAGTTCCCTCAGAAACAAAAGGCAGAAATGTGAATCTGGTAAAGCAGTGTACATCGAATTTG gatctGATTCTTCTGAagatcttctttttaaaaaagcaggtgGTGGTGG AATGGGAGACAAAGGATTTCAGACTCCACCTCAAAAAGGAAAGTGTGAGGAAGAACTAAAGTATGCTGAGAAGGAAAGTGAAAGTCCATGCAACATGTGGCCTATCAAGTCAGATGCAGGAGAAATACTCTCGTCAGATATCTTAG GTGAATGTGTTGTCTCAGAGGAAGACAGCAAAGGCACTGGGAATGGCATCGAAGACTTAGAGGCTGCTCAAGTGAATGTGGCTGACGGTCATTTAAAGGAGAGCCAGGGCATTTCTGCTTCAAACTCACAGGCAGAGCAGTGTGACAGAACAGCCAACTCCAGCTCTTTACTGAATGAGGACACAAGTTTATTCCACAGTGCAGAAGAAATGGATGTTGGGGAAACTCGATTCAGTAGTAAAAACAAAGAGTCTGGCTTAGCACACAGCTCAGAAAACCAATTAGATAAAAGCAAGAAGACAGGTAATGGTGTCCAGCATACAGAAGCTGTAGAAACATGTCAACCTGAGAGTAACTCCCTGCATGAAAGGGAGCCTGCTTCGGAGAGTCTATTGCAGCTCAAGACTCTTCACGGCAATCCTTTGAGTCAAGTTTCTGGGAAAAGACTGAAGAGAAGCATTCAAAAAGTCAACGAGTggttttctaaaagcaatgagaTGCTCTCTTCTAGTTCCTCCCAGGATGCTCCTGCTGGGGCAGCTGACACAGAAGATGGAGATTCATATTTATCAGATAGAGAGTCCTGTATTTCAGAGAAGACTGACCTGATGGTAAACCGCACGGAAGTTGTGGTGGGATGTGAAAATGACAAGAGTTTGTCAAAATCAATTGTGCATAACATTGAAGATAAAATATTTGGGAAAACTTATAAAAGAGAGAGGAAGTCAAACCCCCTAGTCCACACGAGAGAGATGCCACGGAGTCCAAAAGTGGAAGATGTTACTGAGGTGAAACCCTCAAATAATTCCGGAACAAGTAAATTAAAACGGAAAAGAAAGACTGCCTCTGATCTGCAACCTGTGGACTTCATCAAGAAGAGAGATGAAAAGGATCTAAAGAAGCACTCTGAGGGTGTTAATCAGTGCCTTGTTAGTAGAAATACTGAAAGGAAAAAAGGTGGTGAAGGTTCCACTGTTGTTAATGGGAGTCCCATgggtgtgaaaaatggggacaatatACCAGCAGAACTTGCCCTCCGAGAGGGGAAATCCATATTGAAAAATGATACTGAGAAAGTAGCTTGCAACAGCACTGATAAAGAGCCAGCACAGAATACCTGTGACCGAAAGAGTACTAAAAAAATGAGAAGCTCACAGACAAAAAGAAGCAGACATTCAAGTAGGCCCGTGTGTGCTCTGCAGCTGGTAGTGGATAGAAACGCAAGTTGCCCTGATCAGACTGAGCTGCAGATTGATAGCTACCCAAGCAGTGAAGAGCCAAGAAAAGTTGATTCAGAAAAGAAACAAGTCAGACGCAGCAGGAGACTTCAGTTACTGACTgaaaaaatgacaaaagaaaccAGGAGAAGAGGTGAGCCAAATGAGGGAGCAAGAAAGCATGCCAGTGAAAGCAAAGATTCCTCCTCTGGATTACAGAGGAATGTATTGGTCCATGTCCCTGAATGCAAAGGCCCTGATGAGCAGCAGGATGTACCGAACCATACCGTACCTCTGTCAGACACTGATCTGAAGGGCAATGACTTGCAAGCAGATAAAACACTCCCTGATCCTGAAAATTGTTCTGACGGTCTGCAAACTGGAAAGGGCCTCTTGTATGTCGAAATGTCAGTGGAGGATTTAAATGCTTGTTCTGTTGTGCCTGATACAGATTCTCAAGTTAGCGAAAATCAAGGCAGCCATTCACTCCTGCAGCCTCATTCCACAAATGTGGATCAAGCTGCCTGCCCAGTGCAGAATTTGTCTGAGAATAATCAGTGTGCTGCCATCGAGCCTAAAAAGAAAGAGTTGTGTGCATGTTCACCCAAGACCAATAGACATTGCACAGAAAATGACTTGGAAAGGTTCAGAAACCCAAAGTCACATGAAGCTAAAATCATTTCAGAGTTGAACACAGAAACTGAAGACAGTGAGCTAGACACACAGTACCTCCGAAATATGTTCAGACATTCAAAAAGACTGTCATTTACCCTTCATCCTAGTCCAGTGAAGGAATCAGTGACAGAAAGCACTGCTTCTGAAACGCTAAGGAAATCAGGTGCTAGCTGTGTAGAATATAGGCATAAAAATAGAGACTTAAAAAATGAACCTCCATATGTTAAAAAAACAGTGGGCCTGGATGAGGTTTGCGAGAGAGAAGAGCCTAAAATGTGTGAATCTGCTAAAGGTATTTCTGGGCATAGTCCAGGAACTCACTTTTCCAGGGACACCAACTATGGACATGTTAGTGACGATGGCAAGACTGTTTCACAAATTCCAGATCAAGTGCAGTTATTCTCCCCACCAAGAGCAGCCACAGCCAAGATTAAGAGTAGGGGCAGACTGCAAAAACGAAGACAACCAAAGGAAAAGAGAATTTCACCTGAAATGGTGATAGAAAGTCAATTAAGTGAGAACCTAAACAAAAGTAATGGAAGCCTAGGTGACCGGAGTAATATAGAAGAGCGAATTTTCCAAATAACTGATTTAAGCACAGTTAATGAAACAGGAAGCAATCAAGGAGTAAAAGCTGAAGAAGCTGAAAACAAAGGGCCAGTATTAAATTTACAGCCCAAACCAGTGCTGGTATATCCTGTAGTTTGTCAACAAAGCCCTGCTGAATTTAGCTGCAAAGTAATTGAAAAGAATAGTTATGAAGGGGAATGCAAACAAGTAAAGAGTGATGAAGAACAAGTATCCCAAATTGCCAGCGTAGGTGTGCCTGAGTGCTTAATTTCAGAGGAGACTCTGGAACAATCCACTGAAGATACTAGTGGTTTTCCATTGCTGTCTGAAACCCCTGATGGCTTATTATGCTCTGCTGGTGACGTTAAAGCGAACATAAGCATTTGTGAAATTGATAGGAAAGAAATTTCTGCTGTATTTGTTAAAAAAGGTCAGAATGCCTCGTTAAGAGAACTGGACAGTGGCAGCAGTAGTTCTAAGTCTAGGTCTCAAAACTTTGTTCGGGAACCCAGAAGACCAGCCGGGAAATTGCAGTCCTCCGAGGAGGATTCTAGTGAAGATGAAGAACTACCATGCTTTCAGGCATTAATAGTTGGCAAATCAGCAAGCACACCATTGCAGCCTACAGAACAGATCATGTCTACGGTAGGGTCTTCATCCCCGGCAGAGATTCTAGCATTGCTGAACCGTAGCAGTGGCAATAATAAAGCTGTACAGAAAACGCCTGGAGTCCTCTCGAGAGATGCATGTGTTTCTCCAAGCCAAGAGTCAGAATGCTCAGTTAACTTATTTTCTTCCCAGTCCAACATGTCAGAAGATTCAACCAATAGACCACAAGAGTTGAAGAAGCCCGTAACATTTGCTCCTTGTTCCAAAGAAATAAGCagtttcaatggaagcagagaaGCTAGTCCAAATGGTAATGAAGAGCTGACAGGAAGAAAAACTGATTTGGAAGATGGACACCAACAAGACCAGAATGTGCAACCAAATTTAG GTGAAGCATCCGGATATGACAGTGAAGCCAGTCACCCAGGAGATTCTTCTGGGCTGTCCTCCCAGGGTGAGATCCTTACCACACAG CAGAAGGATGCCATGCAAAACAGCTTAAAAAAACTTCAACAGGAAATGGCTGTGCTTGAGGCTGTGCTGGAAGAGCATGGAAGCCAGGGCTCTgaattcccacccccaccctgtgaCCCGCCTCATTCCAGAGTGGAAGGGACACTCACAGTGGGACAGATGAGACCAGCTAGAG gAACAGCATTAATTTCAGAAGTAAATCTTGAAAATCACAAAATCAGCAGTTCAAAGGGACTTTCATCTGATGGGTTCCATGTAATGCCAAGTGATCATTCCAACATAAACAATAAAGAGCTAGAAGAAGAAGg TTCGAGGTCGCCTGCTTTACAGCTTTCCCATCCTAAATCCCATCTATTAAAAAAAGAAGCTCTGGAGCAAGGCCACTGGTGCCCGAGGCTTTGGAAAGCCAGAACTCACTCCCAGGAGGGAACACTTCAGCGGGTTGGTGTGGCAGTGCTGTTGGAAGAAGAGGCAATGAAACAATGTAATCAGTATAGAATTGAACCAG AAAATGCAGCTGAGCAGGAATTTGGAACAAAGATAAACAGTGCAGCTGTTCCGTGTGAGAATGTGAGGAGGTCTCCAAACAGCTCTCCCTTGAAATTTTCTGAAAGACTTACCCGCTGTCAAACTGCAGAATCAACCAATCGTGCAGCCGTATCGGGGCATGTTGTTAATGGGAAGAGTACTCAGGGATGTAAGCAGGGGAGAAGGGCATTTTCCTCTGCATCTGCTCTGCACACTGGAGTTGTAAAAGAAAATGCCAAAAGCCCAGTTGTGACCTGTGGAAGACAAATGTCAATTGTGGCATCAGGTCTGAACCAGAGTGAGCTT ttACTGGTGCAGAAGTTTGCCAGGAAAACCCAGAGCACTTTATCTAATCAAATTACTGAAGGAACAACCCATGTCATAATGAAAACAG ATATGGAGCTAGTGTGTGAGCGGACACTGAAGTACTTTCTGGGCATTGCAGGAAGAAAATGGGTAGTTAGCTATGAAT